CGGATGTGGCTAGGGATTTTACGTGCAGAAGGGGAATTTGTCGTGAAAACAGAAACTCTAGGAGTCTGACGCATCGACGGCACGTAGAGCGCGGGTGCTGAGGAAGGGGCAGGCGCGACACAGAGGGGGCGACCGGGGCGGCGCGGTccggccgtccccgtcccgctGGGCGCCCTGGAGCCCGGGGcctcgccggggccgcggctTCTTACGCAAACGCTGTCCCAGGCTACAGGTGGCTGAGGTCTCGCGCTAAAATTATGCTTAATTTTTCATGCTAACGCCGCCGGGGGCCCCTTCCTGTGCAAGCGAGCGAGACCTCTGCCTCCGATCTGCTCTCCCGCTCCATCGTGCCTTAATCCGCATCCTGAAGCCCCTTCACAAAGATAGATGAGGGGGTCTTTaacatctttttctccttttttaaacaaactgaaagtTCAAAGTGAAAGTTTTGGAAGGAAACCCTCAAAACCTAGATAAGAAgaagctttttcctctttttttttttttttttaaccctcttaAAACTCAGCAttcccacggagctctagggccGGCCCGGAGGACACGCAGCACCTCcccagctgggagcaggcagcgcgCGGCCGGCCCGGGCTGGAGGACGGCATCGTCCCGGGACGGGAACGCCGCCCCGGCGCCCCAAAACCCCGTCCGCAGCGATGCTCCGGCTGCCGGGAAGGAGGCAGCGGCTCAGGGTTATTCCAACCGCCGGCGCCGGGAGCGCGAAAGCTCCGGGGGGatcgggaggcggcggcggtggctgggatgcgccgcgctgcggggccggcCGCAGCATCCCGGGCAGCGGGAGAGCTCCCGGGAGCCGAGCCGGCGGCGCAGGGCGTAGGCTCCCGCCGGGATCTCCAATCAGGCCCGGGAGGCTTGGCTGCCGGCTGTATAaacgcggcgccgggcgggcgggcggccagagcgctccgggcagggcgaggaggaggaggaggaagaggaggatgagcgCCGGGGTGCTGCCTCCAGGGAGGCCGGGAGCCCCCGGCAGTGCCGAGGCGGTGGGAGGCCAgcggcaccccggggaccccaacccggcccggcggcagccggcagcggggccgagcCCCACGCGGGGCCGGCAGACCATGCCCGTCCTCTCCAGGCCTCTGACATCCTTCCTCATCCAAGACATCCTGCGGGACGGAGCCGAGCGGCGGGAGCTGGACGAGAgccagggccgcggcggtgccggcggccgagggctgggggagccgggggcggccGAGGGCCGCGAGCGCCGCTCGGCTCCCGGGGGTGCCGCCGGGGACCCCGGCCTGAGCCCTCGACCCGAGGCAGCGTCGCCGCCCCGCCAGCCCCACGCAGGTAAGGGCAGCAGCCTCGGCCGGGCCGCGAGCCAGCGTCGGCGGCGCGCAGCTCGCCGGAGGGGCGTAGCGTCGGGGCAGGATCCCAGCTGCGCCCAGCACCGAGCCCCGGAGCCAGACTACCGGGGCGTTCGAGGATATCCGTGCTTTAGCTGCGGGAAAGCAACCTGGGCATCAAAGACCATCCCCGCTTCCACCGTGGGAAACTCAGAGGAAGAGCAGCCGGGCGCGTAGCTTTAGCCAGGCTCTTCCAGTAGCGCCCGGTACCGATGCTGCCTAAAACTCTGCTGGAAAAAGCCCGCTCGAAGGATTTCTGTGCGATCTTGGCGGAACTTAGTTCCCTTTTAATtcagaccccccccgcccccgtcaaaGACGTAGCTTGTGCCTCAGCTTTTACGCCGCCTTCGGCGCGGCGATGCAGCCGCAGCGGGCGTGCGATGCCTCCGGTGCAGCCACGCTTTGAAGTTCTCCGTGTTGCATTTATGCCCTTTGCCGTGGGGCTGCTTTCCTGGGGGCTCAGCAccgctcccagcaccctgcacctcgCCGTGTCCCTGCCCGTCACTGACACGAAGCCGCTCTGGCGTTTTTATTAATCTTTCTAGCATTGACCCGCTAAATTCACTGGTCAGAATAACATTTCGCTGCAGAACTCACATACcgaaaaaaatcacatgcagaAGCAATTTGTTGAATGGTGCCTCTGGCGCACCAAGAGCCCAAGGGCAGAGGGAGCCCCGGGCAGGGGATCGGCGTTTCCCGTCCTGCAGCGCCCCGGGCGAGCGGGCCGGGTGCTGGGCTTGGACGGCCAAAAGCAACGCTGAGCTCTCCAGCGACCGCCTCGCGCTCGCTAGCGGAGACCTTGCCAGGGGAATTTTGGCTTTGCGTTTCGATGCTATTAAAAgaagctgctgcacagagca
The DNA window shown above is from Struthio camelus isolate bStrCam1 chromosome 27, bStrCam1.hap1, whole genome shotgun sequence and carries:
- the NKX3-1 gene encoding homeobox protein Nkx-3.1, with amino-acid sequence MSAGVLPPGRPGAPGSAEAVGGQRHPGDPNPARRQPAAGPSPTRGRQTMPVLSRPLTSFLIQDILRDGAERRELDESQGRGGAGGRGLGEPGAAEGRERRSAPGGAAGDPGLSPRPEAASPPRQPHAAAAAEEPCASERESPPGAPRCPPRTPRQQKRSRAAFSHSQVVELERKFSHQKYLSAPERAHLARHLQLTETQVKIWFQNRRYKTKRKELAAELRGLAKPPAGPLPLAGACRYLPCLSYLSACSPSWW